The region TGACGACACTGCTCTATTGGATCATAGGCTTCCTGGTTCTCTTGCCTCCCTTGGAGCACCTTTAGAAGCAGCCTGGTCTTTTTGACCATCTTGGCACACGCCTGCTTGAGCTGGGGCAGGCTGCAGTCCCTCCTCAGAGCTCTCTCCACGTGGGCCATGAATGTCTTCAGGCCTTTGTGTGCCTCCATCAACTGCTGGTGATGATCAGCATTGGTTTCCAGGTCTTTTAGTACTGGCGCAAGGTCCGCACTTCGGGGTCTCACAGGTTTATGGAGGAGCATGGAGTCTTCCTCCTCTCTGGTGTCAGGCATGAGCAGGAGGTGGCCGCCGATGGAGGAATGCTTCTCTTCAGCCGTGGCTCCTCGTCTGCTGCTCACAGCGGGGTGGCTCTGAACCAACGGGTCAGAGAGAAAATCCACGTCCCTGTTTAGACCCTGGGCAGATCTGGACCTTCGCTCCACTTTCACAGGGCTCAGCACCTGGTAGAAAAGCGGATTACGTCCAACCCAATACTGCCTGTCCTTCTTCTTGTGCCGTTTGTGTGTCCTGACGTGGTACTTCCTGGCAGTTGGatcttcctcctcatctctgTGTTGTCCAGAGATGGAGGGATCGTCAGCATGTTTTAATCCACCAGCTACAGCTGAGGGCTTTAATCCTTGCCAGTATAAACGTGACTCCATCTTCTCTTGATGCCAGCTTGAGGGTGTCTTTTCCACCACATGCTTCAGCctggcaggctggggctggtgtgGGACAGTGATTCTTGCAGCCTTGATGCTTTCTGCCTTGTGCAGCTTCTTCTTGGCCTTGGCCCTCAGGTCACCAGCACCTGTTTTACCTTTCTGCCCCAAGAGATGCTGAGGGGGATATGAATTTCTTCTGGAGCTATCCAGGCTGCTGACACCACCCTCAGCGCTCTGGGTCAGGGCAACCACAAGCGTGACAGTTCCATGATCTCCCAGTGAAGGTTCCATGGGCTTGAGGATCAACACAGGGCTGGTGTTCAGCTCTCTGCGTTGCTCCATGTCCATTACTTCTCCCCGTGTCTGCAGCACAGTTGAGTGAACTGTAGAACACCAAGAGAGCAGatcagcagctgggcacagacacaggCTCAGAGGTTACCccgagcagcaggagctcatcTCTAAGTTTAGGCATCCCAAGAGCAGAGTGGGGGATGTGttgtggggagcagcagagcccttcaATCCATGCCATTATCCCCtcggagcagagcagagagctggcTCTTTCCAGGTGTCTCCTGGGGCTCTGTTTGCATGGGAGGGAAACATCCCTGGGGAATGGCTTTGCTGTCGGAGAGGTTCCCACAGCTCCAGATGAGCAGGCTTgggtggctctgcaggagccagtgaaGAGCCTGAGACCCCAGAGGAAGGACCCGTGCTGCAATGGGGGCACAGACTGGCAGGGGAGGAAAGCCCAGGGATTCCTTTGCTCCAGGGCCattcccaagagcagcagctcaagcTCTTACACCGTGAAAAACTTCCCCAAAGGCACCAGAGCTCTGGGACTGTGCTGTGGGAAACCTGGGGCTGAGCCAGTGAGAGAAGCGAgctccctggagcctttggcaacCTGGCTGTATCTGTTTGCACAAgtgcagcctggccctgctgtggacaggatgtgctgtgccctgtgcccagctggagcaggacgGTGCTTTGctccccctgcacagcccaACGAGGGCATGACGGTGCTTGCTGTtcaccctgcagagcacagtgcGGACCCTGCCCTTTGTCCTGCAGTGGGCAGTGGGGTGGCACAGAAAGCAGGCTGTTAGGGGAATTTAGGGGGTTTATGAGCAGACCTTGCCTTCCAGCGCCAGGGAAGGGCACAGGGCATTCCTGCTTTCCTTGCCTGGGGGCATGCTGTGGGTAGCAAAATCGTAGCTTTGGTGGGCCCAGTGAGCTGTTCCTTCTCCAGACAGTATGTGACACACAAGATATGGACAATCACCAGGAGCTTTCCATCCCAAGGGGTTTTGTCTAATGCCTGCGCTCCAAGGGGAGATCAGGCCCCCCAGCAcggggcagtgctgcagcatctccCCAGGCTCAAGAGAAGTGGCAGATTTGagctccccccagcccctccggACACCAACCGCACTGCGgggcgctgctgctgcacagcttctcGCACAGGAACTGGATGGTCCTGCAGGGGCTCTCGGGCCGGGGacgctcctggcacaggcagcaggccGTCTCCTTGGGCACTTGCCTGCAGACAAGAGGGGATTATTGCAGGAACACCTGCCCACCCACTCCGTGGCTCAGAGCCCGACTCAGGGAACACACAGGAACCCCACTCATGGGGCTTGTGCTTCACTGTGTGCCACAGCTCTGAGAAAGGCCCCTGACTCCCAATGCCAAACATCAGAAAGGGGATTTTAACCTGGAAAGTGGAACTGCTCCCAAAATACCACGTGACACAGAAATGCACCCGCCTGGAGTTCAAACTCTGCTTTGAGAGACCTGCAGCAAGTCACCCGAAAAGGTGAAATTCTGCCTCTGAGCGGGTGAGTTTTGGCACGTTCCCACAAGGAAACAGCAATTCTTGAGTTTACTGGGTTTCTTCTGGTTTTGTGGCACATGGATTTGttttcccagcagagcccttgTGCCAGCACTCAGAGCCTGCTGGCGGCTGGGGCTCAGTCCCACACACTCACAGGCTTTCCAAGCTCACTGTGGTCTGTAGTAGCTGCAGCAGCGTCTGCGGGGTCACTTGGGTGGCACTTAGGTCTCTGCAGGCATTGCAAAGAGATCATGAAATTCTCTGGTGACATTGCCAGGACTCTGCTCTGACAGCAAGCCCAGGGCCCTGACGATGGTGGTGCTGTTGGCAGAGGCATCCCCTTCTGCCTGCTCCAAGAGCAGCCCTTCTGGAGCCCAGCTTCCCTCTGCCTCGCCCTGCTCTAAACCAGCCCCTCGGAATCAGGAGGGcaaccctgcagctcctgtggcagacagatgccACCAGAAAGGATTGCCCCTCTCCcgacctcctgctgctctcccctgagGGCAGCTGAGCCCCTGGAGGAGgcaggagcctggagctgctggcaggagtgCACTTCATTCCCAGAGCCCTGCGGCCACTCCACAGCCCCAGACCTGCATGGGCTCTCTCAATCCCTGAAAGGTTGTGTCCCAGTTCCTGGGCTGCTttgcagctggggacacaccagcactgcttggcctttgccttgctctgctgcagctgggccactTGTGTCTCCAGCAGACTCAGGCTGGCCCACAGGCAGATTTGCTCCTGCCCCATTTGGGCTGCCCTCCTGAGAACAGGGCACTCgagagagacacagctctcTGTGCATCTGCTCCAAACGAGCCAATACTTACAGAGAGCGCACTGAGGGCAGCTTGAAGAAGGCAGAGTCATCTATCACAACCAGCGGGTTTTGGCTGAGGATCCTGGGAAACAACAGAGCTCTGTCAGGGCTGATGGCAAGGATGTGAGCTGGCTGTGCCGGGCACGTGGGCACGGCCTGGGCCCATCCAAGGAAGCCTTGCAGGAgatgagcagggcagggcaaagggcctttgcagctgcacactcctgctgctccctggctgaCATGCACACTCGCAATCAGGACTTTCCCAAGGGCAaatctgctcctgcccagggacccTGCAGAGGCTCGCCCTGCCGTGCCTTTAGCCCTGGGGCCACTTACAGCTCCTGGAGGAACTGCATCCCATGCCAGGCCTGGAAAGTGCCGCTGCGGATCCGCGTGAGGCCGTTCCCGGAGAGATTTCTGGGGAGAGAGGAGGTCACACACAGGAATCGGGCCTGCCCTACAGAAAGAGGGGACAAAGCGGGATCCCTTTGCAGGAAAGGTGCAAATCCAAGGTGGAAGAGGGAGGCAACTGCTGCTTTCTCGGTGTTTGTAGCCTGCCCAGGAGGCCAAGTGAGGAGCACTCGTGCTGACTctctttctgttccaggaagCAGCCAAGGCTGCAAGAACTGGCTGCCTGATGGCTGTGTGTGGACAACCCCgctgggctctgtcccctggcGTGGCTGCCCAGCCATCGGCATTgacctctgcagctcagctgggctctgggcagggcagagttAGGGACTGAGGGCAAAagaacagcagcattttcctgcaCAGGAAATTGGGGTGCCCAAGGCAAAGACGGAGCTAAAAACACCAGCAAGGAACTGGATCACTCACAGAAACTTCAGGAAAGGCAGTGGCTCAAAAGCCCGTTCCTCAGTGGACTGGATCTCATTGTAGGACAAATCCCTGTTCCAGTTAGAGCAACAAATGTCACTTCCAATTGCCCTGTTGCATCTAGCTGCCTTTGCAGACTTGATCCCAGCATGGACAAAGGCCACATGCCcgtggctgggctgagcagcagggccccagggaggggcaggcaggagccccccaccatgggcagggccCGGTGCTTACAGGTGCTTCAGCAGGAACGGTCCCTCCAGGGAATGGCTCTTCACTGTCCGCAGCTCATTGTCCCtgagcactctgcaaggggacacagggacattgTGACAGCGGCCGCTGGCCAGCAGCAAATGGCATTGTCATGGGAaaatctcctgcagcagcttgaCTGAAGCATCTCtttgggacactgcagggatcgtccccactcctggccacagcaggcccttgCTCCTGGCCGGCTGAAGGTGACCACAGCGTCATCCCTGGGCAGACACACATGGGGATGGTGCCCTGGCTGCAAGAGGCTCATGGCAATTCTTGCCATACTGGGAAGCTGGGCTGATTCACACTCCTCCTTGCAGAGCCACCGAGCTTTGAACTCCAATGGAAAGGATGCAAGCGGGTGGTGTGGGGGCTGCTGATCCTATCCCCAGACCAAAGGatggaaaatccccaaactccTGACTTTTGAAATGGTGTAGGCCACGTACAATGTCTCAGCCCATGGGTAGTCCTTCCAGGCCTGTTTTCCAAGAGCTTCAACAGAGTTGCCAGTGAAATCtctgcaaagaaacaaaaggccCGTTGCCCCCTCAAGAAAACCCATTTCCTGGCCATTCCTCTGCTGAGCTAGAATTGGGCTTtgcctggagaaggcacagcgtgcccagcctggcttcacCCCCCTGCTGAGCTCAGGCCCCCAAGCCCacgctgtccccaggcagggagtCCCCCGGGTGTCCCAGGTGGGCTCTGCAGACACAGGGAGCCGAGtagtggcagctgcagggctctgcccatCCACAGCAACCCCTAaggcccatccagtgccacccctgccatgcacAGGCAccccttccactatcccaggctgctccaagcctcgtccaacctggccttggacattgccagggatccaggggc is a window of Passer domesticus isolate bPasDom1 chromosome 27, bPasDom1.hap1, whole genome shotgun sequence DNA encoding:
- the LOC135286748 gene encoding uncharacterized protein LOC135286748 isoform X1, with translation MDMEQRRELNTSPVLILKPMEPSLGDHGTVTLVVALTQSAEGGVSSLDSSRRNSYPPQHLLGQKGKTGAGDLRAKAKKKLHKAESIKAARITVPHQPQPARLKHVVEKTPSSWHQEKMESRLYWQGLKPSAVAGGLKHADDPSISGQHRDEEEDPTARKYHVRTHKRHKKKDRQYWVGRNPLFYQVLSPVKVERRSRSAQGLNRDVDFLSDPLVQSHPAVSSRRGATAEEKHSSIGGHLLLMPDTREEEDSMLLHKPVRPRSADLAPVLKDLETNADHHQQLMEAHKGLKTFMAHVERALRRDCSLPQLKQACAKMVKKTRLLLKVLQGRQENQEAYDPIEQCRQQENMIIHMALGKDKGLTGKHKQKVVVYVITFVVLLFFFVLVLLILKCVFHVSQFLV
- the LOC135286748 gene encoding uncharacterized protein LOC135286748 isoform X2; amino-acid sequence: MDMEQRRELNTSPVLILKPMEPSLGDHGTVTLVVALTQSAEGGVSSLDSSRRNSYPPQHLLGQKGKTGAGDLRAKAKKKLHKAESIKAARITVPHQPQPARLKHVVEKTPSSWHQEKMESRLYWQGLKPSAVAGGLKHADDPSISGQHRDEEEDPTARKYHVRTHKRHKKKDRQYWVGRNPLFYQVLSPVKVERRSRSAQGLNRDVDFLSDPLVQSHPAVSSRRGATAEEKHSSIGGHLLLMPDTREEEDSMLLHKPVRPRSADLAPVLKDLETNADHHQQLMEAHKGLKTFMAHVERALRRDCSLPQLKQACAKMVKKTRLLLKVLQGRQENQEAYDPIEQCRQQENMIIHMALGKDKGLTGKKRSRQSELDSQPGHPRKFFVAEKVLCKTATEREEG